In Ferrimicrobium sp., a single window of DNA contains:
- a CDS encoding HD domain-containing protein translates to MHGNRAAGNIITAHETPMSIETTLADRRSTEEQQAATLSSGATLAHGAGNRPQREEPDVLRTCFERDRDRILHSSAFRRLAGKTQVFIFPADHQRTRLTHALEVSQVAVAIARRLRLNTDLTEAIALGHDCGHGPGGHASEVALEPFLPDGFDHAPWGAYVTLAQLNLCQETTDGIANHSWSRPKPMTPEAEIVALADRIAYCAHDLEDAIDAGLLERSAVPDDLTQLIGSHRTQQLDYFITDVIWTSVHRGTIGLSAEAGEALAMLRAFNYTHIYTTQAAENQSKAVIAILRSLTDYLLEHPTALPQRDPSLPVEYQVVAYVAGMTDRYAFRLARDLLHWPANRLPLGIDLGG, encoded by the coding sequence ATGCACGGTAACCGTGCTGCAGGTAACATCATCACCGCGCATGAAACGCCGATGTCGATCGAGACCACCCTCGCCGACCGACGAAGTACCGAAGAGCAGCAGGCCGCGACGCTGAGCAGTGGAGCCACCCTCGCTCATGGTGCCGGAAATCGACCGCAACGTGAGGAGCCAGACGTCCTTCGAACCTGCTTTGAGCGCGATCGAGACCGCATTCTGCATTCCAGTGCATTTCGACGTCTCGCCGGCAAAACGCAGGTCTTCATCTTCCCCGCAGACCACCAACGTACCCGCCTTACCCATGCCTTGGAGGTATCGCAGGTGGCAGTCGCTATCGCACGTCGGCTCCGTCTGAACACCGACCTTACTGAGGCAATTGCTCTCGGTCATGACTGTGGACACGGACCAGGTGGACACGCCAGTGAGGTCGCTCTTGAACCCTTTTTACCTGACGGTTTCGATCATGCACCTTGGGGTGCGTATGTCACCTTAGCCCAACTGAACCTCTGCCAAGAGACCACCGATGGAATCGCGAACCACTCCTGGTCGAGGCCAAAGCCCATGACCCCAGAGGCTGAGATCGTAGCGCTGGCAGATCGCATCGCCTATTGCGCTCACGACCTCGAAGATGCAATCGATGCTGGCCTCCTCGAAAGAAGTGCCGTCCCCGATGATCTCACGCAACTCATTGGGTCCCACCGCACCCAACAGCTCGACTACTTTATCACCGATGTCATCTGGACCTCAGTCCATCGTGGCACGATCGGCCTCAGCGCGGAGGCAGGAGAGGCGTTAGCGATGCTACGCGCCTTTAACTACACCCACATCTACACCACCCAGGCCGCCGAAAACCAGAGCAAGGCCGTGATCGCGATACTGCGGTCACTTACCGACTATCTCCTCGAACACCCGACAGCATTGCCACAACGCGATCCGTCGCTTCCCGTCGAATACCAGGTAGTTGCCTACGTCGCTGGCATGACCGATCGCTACGCTTTCCGACTCGCTCGTGACCTGCTCCACTGGCCAGCAAACCGGTTGCCATTGGGGATCGACCTGGGTGGTTAG